CCGGTCGAGACCATGCTCTGCAGCATTTGCGCGTGCTGCTGTTGCAGTGCGGCAAGCTGTTTCTGGATCTCCGCCTGGTTGGGATTGTCGGAGAAAATCGCCTTCATGAGCGCGTCGCGATCGGCGCGTCCGCCCTGGAATTGCTCTTTCATCTTGGCCCGCTGGGCTTCGAAGATGCTGCGCACCTGCTGCGACTGTTCCGGGGTAAGGTTCAGCCGCGCTTCCATGTGGGCGAACATGCGCTCGCTGAGGAAGCCGCCGCCTCCGTGCCGGCCATGCCGGGCCTTGGCATAGACGAACGTTCCGCCCGCCAGCGCTACCACCATCGCGATGGCCGCCAGTTTCATCCACTTGCTTTTCATTGCTGCCCGTCTCCTTGGTGGGCCGCGGCTCGAGGCCGGCGACCCTCATGCTTTTGAACACGGCCTGCTGCCGGAAGTTGCGGGCCACGAGATCCCGTCCAGCCGCTACAATCTGGAGGCCGCGCGGCCGGGTGGTCGCGTCACATCAATGCTGCCTTTCAAGCTGGTCTACAGCGACGACTATTTCCTGCCCATCGGGGCGCACGTCTTCCCGGCCGAGAAGTACCGGCTGATCCACCGGCGGCTGCTGGGGACCGGCATCGCCCAGCCAGAGGACTTCGTGACGCCCCAG
The window above is part of the Terriglobales bacterium genome. Proteins encoded here:
- a CDS encoding periplasmic heavy metal sensor is translated as MKSKWMKLAAIAMVVALAGGTFVYAKARHGRHGGGGFLSERMFAHMEARLNLTPEQSQQVRSIFEAQRAKMKEQFQGGRADRDALMKAIFSDNPNQAEIQKQLAALQQQHAQMLQSMVSTGLQVNQVFTPEQRAEFLKAMEEHRQAGERFRERMKQRKAEREGQTPQQ